In Acidobacteriota bacterium, the following are encoded in one genomic region:
- a CDS encoding iron-sulfur cluster assembly accessory protein, with product MANADQLVGIGAPSQATEQAEASAPNSPQPVNVTEKALKRIRVAMAKEKVDPQQGGLRLGVQGGGCSGLSYNIRFDSQPRERDKVFEFEGVRLFVDPKSFLYLSGMTLDYEETLMRQGFIFNNPHAQKSCGCGSSFS from the coding sequence ATGGCGAATGCAGATCAACTCGTAGGCATTGGCGCACCGTCGCAGGCGACGGAGCAGGCGGAGGCGTCTGCACCGAATTCGCCTCAGCCTGTGAACGTGACGGAGAAGGCGCTGAAGCGGATCCGCGTGGCGATGGCGAAAGAGAAGGTCGACCCGCAGCAGGGTGGGCTGCGCCTGGGCGTGCAGGGCGGCGGCTGCTCGGGCCTGTCTTACAACATCCGCTTCGATTCGCAGCCGCGCGAGCGCGACAAAGTGTTCGAGTTCGAGGGCGTGCGGCTCTTCGTCGACCCAAAGTCGTTCTTGTATCTCTCGGGCATGACGCTCGATTATGAAGAGACGCTGATGCGGCAAGGGTTCATCTTCAATAATCCGCACGCGCAGAAGTCGTGCGGCTGCGGCTCGTCCTTCTCGTAA
- the iscU gene encoding Fe-S cluster assembly scaffold IscU: protein MAYSDKVLDHYTNPRNVGSMDKSSSEVGTGMVGAPECGDVMKLQIKVNPATNIIEDAKFKTFGCGSAIASSSLATEWVKGKTVDEALLIRNTDIVKELALPPVKIHCSVLAEDAIRAAIGDWKKKQGVAQPAEVAQAK from the coding sequence ATGGCATACAGCGATAAGGTCCTGGACCACTACACCAACCCGCGCAACGTTGGGTCGATGGACAAGAGCTCGTCCGAAGTCGGCACCGGCATGGTGGGCGCGCCGGAGTGTGGCGACGTGATGAAGCTGCAGATCAAGGTGAACCCGGCGACCAACATCATCGAAGACGCCAAGTTCAAGACCTTCGGCTGCGGCTCGGCCATCGCTTCTTCGTCCCTCGCGACCGAGTGGGTGAAGGGGAAGACGGTCGACGAAGCGCTCCTGATCCGCAACACCGACATCGTGAAAGAGCTGGCGTTGCCGCCGGTGAAGATCCACTGTTCGGTGCTGGCGGAAGACGCGATCCGCGCCGCGATCGGCGACTGGAAGAAGAAGCAGGGCGTGGCACAGCCGGCGGAAGTCGCGCAAGCGAAGTAA